In the Dysidea avara chromosome 14, odDysAvar1.4, whole genome shotgun sequence genome, TGAAGGTAAGTGTGATGAATCATCCACTGAACTGTCAGTCAAATCTCTCATTTCCTTCTCTACCTCTTCTAAAATTTCTGCTCTATTGCTGACATAGTTGAGCTTGAATCTAGGATCTAGAAATGAAGAAAGTTCTAGAAGAAAGCTGAGTTCTGGATCATCATATCTTGCCTCTAAATCATCCTTTATCcttttcttcatttcctttgtcAGGTCAGTGTCATCATTTTCTGCCACGAGCACTTCCTCTGCTAAATGACTCAACAATGGCTTCACTACAGAAACTGTAACACACTTTTCAGCAGCAAGTGCATCCGTCATGGTTTTCAATCCTTTTAGAGCAGCAGCAATAGACTGCAAAACATCTCGATCTTGCCATGAGGGTGATAAATGTGAAGAGGCTCTGTCTTCACTAAGAACATTTCTTACAGCATCCATTTGCTCCAACATTCTTTCAACCATGTCATATGCAGAGCCCCATCGTGTCACTACGTCAACCTTCAGCTTGTGAATTTCTAGCCCCCTTTGTTCTTGTGCAATAACCAAGTCTCTCTGCTTCTTCCAACTTCTTGAAAATGCAGCTACAGCACTTCTAACAACCCTGAGGGTACGTTGTACCCTTGCATCATTTAATCCCTTTCCCACAGCTAGATttaagttgtgaccaaaacaaCTCAACCTATTCCAATTAAGCAGGTCACATGCCAGCTTGATGTTGGAACCACTATCAGTAGTGACTCCTACCAGCTTCTCTACTTCAAGGCCCCATTGCTGTATGGTTTCCTCAAGAGCCTCAGCAATGTTTGTCCCAGTGTGGTCCATGGGAAGGTAGTGAGTTTGGAGGCAATATGATTTTGGAGGCAATATGATTTTAAATCCCAGTTGGCATCTAAAATGGACAGTAAAAGTCATATACGGGTCTCCAGCAGCTGAGGTCCATAGATCTGTAGTAGCAGAATAGTACTCCAACTGTTTGATTTTAATCTTTTCTTTTTAACCTCATTGACTAGTGCTGGTACTGCCACTTTAGTAAAGTGTttacgagtgggtagttgataCCTTGGATTAAATTGTTGTAACATCTTCCGGAAGCCTGGCTTGTCTACAGTGGACAATGGTAGCATGTCTCTTGCAAGGCAGTATGTGACAGCGTTAGTCAAAGTTTTGTGCTCTCTTGATGATGGTGACAAAGGTCGGCGCTTATCCCATGAATCTAAGAGTGTTGTTAACTTCGGAGCGGCTGCTTACTCTGTGCTGAAACTTTTGCTTTTCTTCTTGCTAGCTTGACACGCTAGAGCATACTCCTCGGGATGCTTGGTTTTCAAATGGCTGTATAAATTCGAAGTATTCGAATCCTTCGCAACGACTGTTGTATGGTTTGGGCACAAGCGACACTTCGGTAAATTGACACAGAGAGGACGACCATTTCCATCTGTTTCGAAGCCGAAATACTTCCACACAAATGCTTTGGCTTTCCTTTTTGAAACAAGTACAGCATCACTATCGGTCTCCTCGTTGTCTCTTTCAGTGGTGTCAACTTCGACTTCCTCATCGTCAGACGCCATTATGCTTATGCACGTGATGGAAACGTATGATGCACGTGATGATTCGATAATACCGTCAGCAGTAAATTTAATACCGCCAGTTCTTAATATCATCGATATCGATAAATATCGgaatatcgcccagctctagttACAACACACATGACTTGCGTTATGAATTCTGTAAGCTTGTGCTGCCGTCACCCTTGCATAGTTGTTTGGTGGCTGTATATCTGAATTAGCTTGAATGTTTTGAAAATACGAAACATCACATAAGCCAACACACTCTCCTGCATCGTATTGTGGCGGTGCCACAACATACTTCATACCCAGATCTCGAAAATTTATGAGTCGGTTCACTTTTCGGCATCCACCACCTGCCAGAATGGTATCACGGCTTCTCCTCTTCTGGGCTAACTGGAGCAAATCTTTATTAAATTTCCTGGATGATGTGGCAATCTTTAAAATTAGTATAGGCTGATGCTTGTATCTTTGCAGCGTTAGTTTATCAATGTTGATAATCTTGATTGGCAAATGTCCATCTGGACAGTCACTCTTTAAAATAACACTGACCTGTACCTCCATTTCCACATCTGGTATGGGCCAGAGTGCCTTAAATGACGGAGTTAGATCTATATTTTCATAATTTCTTCCGTTTGCCAATTGAATTGACATTTTATTGCCTGCAACATGAATTTCACCGTCAGATACATGTTTGTAAGCGATTTTAGATTGTAATGTAGCTTTGGAGCATTGTGATTTATAATCATGATTTGCATCTTTGTATACTCTTAAAATAGCTCTCGTAATATTACCGAGGCCATCTTCACTATCATTTTTCAGTACGCTCCAATTAAAAATGCTATTTAATATTTGGGATTCTTTAGTAGTAGTTTTTTCTGGCAGGCTGCCGTCGTCTGTCCGCACTGTGCCACGGAATCCTCGACGGAATCTGCTAGTTCCTTTTACGATAGCTATTAGGTAAAAGAGTAGTCATGTTAACATGAAATATTATACCAGACTCAATGAAGTAACTCTGCATGCCACCGCTATACtaaaaacaataaaaaaaaCGCTTACCTATGTCTAGGAAGGTCCAAATAGCGGTGTAATTTTCTTCAAAGTTATCCATTATTATGGATACATTTCGATAAATTTGTTTCGAGTACGGATGAATAAAAGGCGGTAAACGAAATCCGGCACTATCTTCTTCTGGCAATTTGTCCGCAACCCTCGACATCTGGATCTGTACGTTGGGCTGCCGGACTAAAGGATAGCTGGTAACACCAAGTACACAAGCTGCACTAAACGCTATTATTCCAAACATCTTAATAGCGCTGGCTTAACGACAGTAActtgaaacacacacacacacacacggtaGCTCCGGCAGAGGATTttcagtgcaacactaatacGCTTGCGCGGCGAAATTGGCTTCTGGTGGGCGTGGCAGTAACAGACGTGTACTGAACAGTCGACACGCTAGAACTTCTCGGCCACTAATACAAGGTTAGTTACGGCATAGGCCTAGGCGTGTATTGATTCAGTTcagttgatcatgtgatgccaTGTAGTTTTGTGTTAGACCCTACAACTAGTTAACATTATTTGCACAGAAATAGCTATTGTGTTGATTGGCACATATGCTTAAAAGTCACCATCATTACTGGAAATGTACATGTGATTAATATAATAGTCATGTTGTCTCTGCCCTTATatcatatagctactgtacccAAATACGTAATCATTTGGACCTTGACtaggttgtttttgtttatgtaAATAAACTGTTAAGTAATTACTAGACAACAAAACTGAAAAagatggtaaaagcagcttaaGTAAGTAGTCAGTTTCAAATaaatagaggtgtactgatatgaCTATGGGGGGAAGGGGGACTGTTGGACAAGCAGtaaaagtgtgtgcatgtgtgtgtactttTGTGCatggtgtgtttgtgtgtgtgtgtgcgtgtgcgtgtgtgtgtgtgtgtgacagagGATTGCCTGCAACGACttctagcacctgagtagtgcacaggtgtcccagtgctggttcactgggtaggcgtgacCGTGTTAGcacggcagctgaaggctttgctttttgctttgtgtatacgtgcatgtgtgtgtgcaccaGTGTAAGAACGATTTTTGGAGTGGGGTGGCCAAAGCTATATATTATAGTCACCACAACCACTAGTAGTTCTATCCATTCtttaggtgttgattcatgagTAGAGCTCAATACAACAGGAATTGTCCATTTTTTGTAACACACCCTCATGTATTTAAAGTAAGCAGATTGCAATTGACTGCAAAGGAGCTTAAATTCTTATGCTGTTATTTAACATACTGTTGGCAGACCATAGTTGAAAACAAGCACATTGTTATAGTGTGCATTAAAATTTCAATCCTATATTATCAAATTGACCACAACACCAGTATGTAGTGCATGGGACCTATTTAGGTAGAACAATATGTGTGGTATGTGAGAATAAACAACAACCACAATAACCTTAATGTATACAGCAGCCTGCTCACTCTTGAATATTCTCTGTAGTATGTAGCAGTACAGCAGTGGCAGCTGTGGAGCAGCAAAACACTGGGTGGTCTGTAGTGCTGAAATATTTTTTCTCAAACCCTAAATCTCCTCCCCATTTTCCTTTTCAAATAGTAACAAAATTATGACTAGTCACATGATTGTGCTTAGGGTAACTGTTGTGGAGTAAGTTGGCATACTACAGGATTAAATTCCAAGTGTTGGCACTCAATATCACAAGAGTTGATACTTATTCTGGTTCACAATAAAAATTGAAATGATTGCCTCACTTTTATAATTGATTAAAACACTATAATTTCATGTGTTGTGCACTGATATACTTTATTTCAACCCTTTGTTAACCCATTAAAGGTCACTGCCACTATATGGTGGCATGGCATTATAACTCACTcatagaataaactttagccTTGTACAACACATTTCAAAGCAAAATGCATATGTACTAGTACTAAAGTGGACATACATCctgtttctgggataactggTTCCTTCCTGGAGTAATATGTTTGCTATGTGTCACATGAGCATGTAGTGTCGAGTATTTGGTCAGTGGAATCATCATTTTGCTTCATGTTGTAATGTTTCTGATCTGATATGTGCAGGTTTACTAAACGTTTTCAGCAATGGAAATTATTTTATTGATTGCACTGGGACACCCTGCTAATTAAATTATTCGTTACGTGAAAACCACAAATTAAGAAAAATGTAAAAATTGATATATTAAATACAGTGGAAAACTGTAACACATGCAAATCCTTTTAAAATTATCGTATTTTGCATCTTACATcaagtaccgtatagctggttattttcgaagggtttttattttcggatattttgaagaggcccttctcttcgaaattAAATTCCCAAGTCCTGTTGCTCTTCAAAACAAATTCCCAAAAGTAAAATAACGTATACTTCCATGTAATCAAACAACACGTATTCACTCATGTATTCTTTACAAGTTTAAGCTCAGTATTATTAATAGTCGTTGAATAGTATCATTACTGCATCAATAGCCAGTAAAGTATCCAGAATGGCATTGTTGGGAATCCATGCTGTCTGCTACTGTACCCTGGTCGAGCCGATTGCCTCGTCAGAGGCTGCTATCTACTCCACTTATAACTCAGTCTTCTTTCCTGTGTGTAAAAGTGGGAATTATTCCATTCCCGATTCCATCAGTAAGGCAAGCACATGTAGACTCTAtatatttttgtaatttgtgacatgAATTTCTATTTGCTTGAAATACACCAGACTACTTTTGAAATATGcattcttcgaaattaaaacctTCGAAACCCAGATTTTACTGTTCCTACGAAATTTCTGGTTcaaaaataaccagctatacagtatgtcCATGTCTTATGCAGCATTAAAGGGATTTAACTGTGTAGCTATACATTGAGTTTACATATCAGAAACTGTTTTGTTTTCAACATATAACTGTCTGCTATTGATGTTGTTACTCTGCAATTACAGAACTTTCAAATAAACATTAGCTACTTCAGTCACTGGGCCTGAGAATATAGAGCACGTGGCtcaacaggtcatatcttacTTTTACtattacgtatatatatatatatatatatacaccgtATTTACTCAATTCGTGCTGCACCCTCGAATATACTGCGCATGCGGTACTATTTGAAGGTCTTTATCCTTGTTTccgaaaattattttaattgtaccacacccttgaATAGCACTGCACTATACTTTCATAATTACTCTTTACTAGTGCTCTAATACCTTTAGTATTAATCTCCATCTCGATTTAAGGAAGGCATTGTCCTGGTAAAACTTAAAACAACTGTCACATATTCAAAATTCTGGATATTACTTAGAAAATTGACCATGTAACACAAGGCGTGACATAGTTGTGCTACAAGGACTTGAGTGAAAGAAAAGTCTTGCATAGAAGAAGTAAGTAGCAACGTGCTGTGATTGCGCTGAGCACTTCAAGGAGTTTCTACAAAGAAACCCCATTGCATCCCTGGAAATACCAAATGGAATTTTCCAGGAGTGGGAAAAAAAATCTCGCTGCAAGCGCAGCATCTGGATCAATGGTTTCAAAGTACTATTGCTTACTTGATTACTTAAATTCCTGTCCTGCACATAATACACCAAATGAAAGAATGCAAAAATTTGAATTCCTGCTGTATTTAGCTCCATCTAGTGAAACTTTTACTCTTACTTTGTTGTCGGCAGGATCCTATAAAACATTGTTGCATGTGAATACACTATATAATTCAGTGTACGCACACTAACCATTCTTATAATTGTCTGAGACAGCAGCTTTATAAAATCACATTGTGCCCCTTCTACTGTACCACTGGCTTTCTCAACAGGCACAATTTCCAATTACTTTTGAAGGTTAGTCATCGTTATAAGAAAAAAGAATATATTGGGAGCTATAATTACCTTATCAAGCTATGTACACACATGGAGGCAAGTATCAGGTAAATACATCCTAGTCAAACATAAGAAATTTTGACTCTTGTATGTTCATAACaggcataattatgaaacataGTACAACCCTACAAAGTGGAAAGTTTTACAGGGACCAATGTTAAATTCCATTATTCACAATATAAGGAGATGTGGTGTTCCATTCCACGTTTGGACGCCAAAAGATGAATCATCTTCTGGAAGTACATCTTATTCTTTTACTTCATTAGTCGAGTATCAAAAAAGAATTTAATGAAATTCTTTCCATCAAAGATTTTGCTGTGTCAgccatctgaaaaggcaaaaGATGTACAAAAATTATGGGAGGTAATcatgtgtatatacacaagTGCATGACTATTAATAAAATACAGGATTTTAGAGACATATACGACATCATTTCTGCAAGGAACCCATGTAACCCACTTTTTGGCTATGAAGAGCTACAGAATATGATAAGTACATGACAGAAGAGCTTGTATAGGGACTGTGCAAATTACATCACTGTTCTATTCCacatattttcaaaaatataattCACCCTCTCAGAATTTATGCTTTTTCAACAAATTGTTGATGGGGCTTTGAAGCAAGGATAATTCTAGATTAATCAATTAAGGCAGGATAGATAATTTAGTTACATGGAAAAATGGTTAGCGACTGAGAATTAAACTTTTttatggttgttctattagagtaatgactgctctattagagtatccagtaGAAAATTAATTGTTATTACCCCTGTAATAGCGTATCTGTTATTATAACATAggaataataattattgcattttctgcccatgcatacaaaatcaatgtttacatccCTAAGACCTAAGATGTATACTATTTGATTTTAAGCATAGTAATATGTGTTATACTTACAGTTGAAAGTGTGGGTTAAATCATATACCGACTCCTAGGAATTACATATGAACTACCGTCCTAAGTACGTCACTCCTTATATGCACATTTTATCATACCATGTGGGATTCTTTATTAAAAAAATATGGAAATTAAACAATTCAGTTGGTAAGGTGAATCACATGCATGCTACTCACCGATATTTTTAAATTTGCAGCTGTGGAGAACAAGAATGACGTCTGCAAGTCCATCTATTTCAAATCGTCAGATAAATGGAATCCTACCACAGATATCATAAAGCACCAACAGAAACTCAGTAAATTGGCTGTATATGAAAGAGAAAATACACGTATGTTATATGTTTATAGTTAAGGATGTGGGAATTATGAACAAATTATTTTAGTAATAGTTAAGTTACTCAGGTATCTGAAACAGTTTTCTCACACCATTTGTATTAGatcaagatactataatagagcagtcatttactctaatagaatgatcaGAGGAAAATACTAAGTACTCTTTACTACATTAGTCACTAAGCATTCTGATAACTCCCTTGCAAAGCAATTTTCTCAACATTTTGGTTACAAAAGAAATGGCTATGAAAATAGAATATAAtttagggaataatagacaacTTGACTGGAATAGAGTAACAGTAAAAATTTGAACATAATTCCTACAACCCTATTTAAATTGTTGTTTTACTATGCACATGATTCTATATGCAGGCAACGCAAAGCATCATGGTGGCAGAATGGTGGCATTCTTACAAACAGAGCGAAGAGACATAAAACTGATTAGTTACTTAACGATACTGTTGTGAAATTAATGCATATAGTAGATTTTATATTAATTACTGTGCTTAATTTACAAAAAGAAGGGGAAAAAAAACAATGATGCTAATAAATGATCTCAAGAGTATAGGTCTAAAACAATGATCTCTAGAGTATAGGTCAGCATATAAAATTAACAGATACCAGCACAAAAGTAGCATAAAAATGTGGTCATGAATGATGAAACAAAGGCTCGTTTGTAGCTCGAGTTGTAGATATTAATCTGTAGGATTTGAGAAACTACTTGCAGGTGAACAACATTCAAAG is a window encoding:
- the LOC136244106 gene encoding E3 SUMO-protein ligase ZBED1-like, whose translation is MDHTGTNIAEALEETIQQWGLEVEKLVGVTTDSGSNIKLACDLLNWNRLSCFGHNLNLAVGKGLNDARVQRTLRVVRSAVAAFSRSWKKQRDLVIAQEQRGLEIHKLKVDVVTRWGSAYDMVERMLEQMDAVRNVLSEDRASSHLSPSWQDRDVLQSIAAALKGLKTMTDALAAEKCVTVSVVKPLLSHLAEEVLVAENDDTDLTKEMKKRIKDDLEARYDDPELSFLLELSSFLDPRFKLNYVSNRAEILEEVEKEMRDLTDSSVDDSSHLPSSSQSGSSGMAAPPSKKAKGLSKVLGRCLGNSQSVQLTPRQQVKQELDQYLSHPQLDVEASPLDWWKTEAVRYPNVAKLARKYLCLCATSVAAERVFSCGGHVVSDRRTYLKPERVDNLVFLALNMKN